The Glycine max cultivar Williams 82 chromosome 12, Glycine_max_v4.0, whole genome shotgun sequence genome window below encodes:
- the LOC102660070 gene encoding uncharacterized protein encodes MVSVGPGKFYGTSLPRPRIYTDVKFNDHRIDPPTPVNGPLMSWAQEAHWSMGGLSFKRLRLQGKIEGNVERLRYQREKAQAQSPSPPPPPRSVLRGSKRTSSPSPPLAPFATKRRRCMDLILEEEVEAPSAGVRKSRLVKKLGDDFDRVASLENEGAETTSLKTRSKRLVKGGKPVKKMAVEESEKSKPKAKKSTAEAAGKSFVSVNAVRTSPRLPKRVSKHL; translated from the coding sequence ATGGTTTCTGTGGGCCCAGGCAAGTTCTACGGCACCAGCCTCCCCCGCCCTCGGATCTACACCGACGTCAAGTTCAACGACCACCGCATTGACCCACCCACTCCCGTCAACGGCCCACTTATGTCCTGGGCCCAAGAAGCCCACTGGTCCATGGGCGGCCTCAGCTTCAAGCGCCTCCGCCTCCAGGGCAAAATAGAAGGCAACGTCGAAAGGCTCCGCTACCAGCGCGAGAAGGCCCAAGCCCAAAGCCCGAGCCCACCACCCCCGCCGCGCTCCGTTCTCCGCGGATCCAAAAGAACTTCCTCCCCTTCGCCGCCACTGGCTCCGTTCGCGACGAAACGCCGAAGGTGCATGGATCTGATCCTAGAAGAAGAGGTTGAAGCTCCGAGTGCTGGCGTTAGGAAGAGTCGCTTAGTGAAGAAGCTTGGCGATGATTTTGATAGGGTGGCTTCTTTGGAGAACGAGGGTGCTGAAACGACGTCGTTGAAGACTCGGAGTAAGAGATTGGTTAAAGGTGGCAAACCTGTGAAGAAGATGGCGGTTGAAGAGTCGGAGAAATCAAAGCCCAAAGCAAAGAAGAGTACAGCTGAAGCTGCTGGGAAGAGCTTTGTTTCTGTTAACGCTGTTAGAACTTCGCCCAGATTGCCCAAGCGTGTGTCCAAACACCTATAG